A part of Nitrospira sp. genomic DNA contains:
- a CDS encoding DegT/DnrJ/EryC1/StrS family aminotransferase — protein sequence MGVPLLDLKAHHEPLHQEVMAALEQAFRSQAFILGPDVGKLEERVATYCQSKYGIGVTSGTDALLVALMALGIGAGDEVITTPYSFFATAGAVVRLGAKPVLVDIDPVTYNIDPSKIKSVLTAKSKAIIPVHLYGQSADMAPIMDIAKRHNLSVIEDAAQAIGSEYHDGRRACSIGTIGCLSFFPSKNLGCLGDGGMAITNDPDLAERMRVLRVHGSKPKYYHKRIGGNFRLDTIQAAVLNVKLNYLDGWTKKRQENATRYETLFMQSGLTQTGRVKLPEPVYRSSGAKHYHIYNQFVLRVEQRDALMAHLKQKGIGAEIYYPVPFHLQECFLYLGYKPGDFPESERAANETIAIPIYPELTPAQQSEVVEAIAAFYG from the coding sequence ATGGGTGTTCCATTACTTGATTTGAAAGCACATCACGAGCCGCTTCACCAGGAAGTCATGGCGGCGCTGGAGCAGGCGTTCCGAAGCCAGGCATTTATTCTCGGCCCGGATGTGGGCAAGCTGGAGGAACGTGTGGCTACCTATTGTCAGAGTAAGTACGGTATCGGCGTGACCTCAGGTACCGACGCCCTCTTGGTCGCCCTCATGGCTCTTGGCATTGGTGCTGGTGATGAGGTCATCACGACGCCCTATTCATTTTTTGCCACGGCCGGTGCAGTCGTACGACTGGGAGCGAAGCCGGTACTTGTAGACATCGATCCCGTCACCTATAATATCGATCCCTCCAAAATTAAGTCGGTGCTGACGGCCAAGAGCAAGGCCATTATTCCGGTCCACCTCTATGGTCAATCCGCCGACATGGCTCCAATTATGGATATCGCCAAGCGGCACAATCTGAGCGTCATCGAGGACGCGGCCCAAGCCATTGGCTCGGAATACCACGATGGGCGGCGAGCCTGCAGCATCGGGACCATCGGTTGCCTGTCGTTTTTCCCGAGCAAGAATCTCGGATGTTTAGGCGACGGCGGGATGGCGATCACCAACGATCCAGATCTTGCGGAACGGATGCGAGTCCTACGCGTCCATGGGAGCAAGCCGAAGTACTATCACAAGCGGATTGGAGGGAACTTCCGTCTTGATACGATTCAGGCCGCGGTTCTGAACGTAAAGCTCAATTATCTCGATGGGTGGACAAAAAAACGGCAGGAGAATGCTACTCGATATGAGACTCTGTTCATGCAGAGCGGCCTCACGCAGACTGGGAGAGTGAAATTGCCGGAGCCTGTATATCGCAGCTCCGGCGCCAAGCACTATCACATTTATAACCAGTTTGTACTCAGGGTCGAGCAGCGAGATGCGCTCATGGCCCATTTAAAGCAGAAAGGAATTGGTGCCGAGATCTACTACCCGGTCCCATTCCACCTGCAAGAGTGTTTTCTCTATTTGGGTTACAAGCCAGGTGATTTTCCTGAGTCCGAACGGGCCGCGAATGAGACAATCGCGATTCCAATCTATCCGGAACTGACTCC